One stretch of Eggerthella lenta DSM 2243 DNA includes these proteins:
- a CDS encoding DMT family transporter, producing MREGIAEGAAVFRRRHLRGVLCALTGAGLWGFSGACAQFLLANYDITPSFITAVRMLGAGAVFLLVLLVRNRAQLAAMLGDRRTLGQLAVFGGVGLFLCQITYTIVIGYTNAGTATVLQTTGIAFVMLFTCVLTRRMPRGREVTGLAAAVIATWLIATQGDPSALYLPLMGLAWGIANGLSVAFYIMYPKKLFARWGSFAVTGIGMFIGGIVAAAVYFSGVALGEPLALPALDAAGAAVFAAFVLVGTFAAFALYLHGVSVVGSVQGSLLGAVEPVSATLFATLWLGTAFTGADLAGCALMIAMIFLVTGEKPNVRQDGAQAVEESHSAKS from the coding sequence ATGAGGGAAGGGATCGCTGAGGGCGCGGCGGTGTTTCGGCGGCGGCATCTGCGGGGCGTGCTGTGCGCGCTCACGGGCGCGGGGCTGTGGGGGTTCTCGGGCGCGTGCGCCCAGTTCCTGCTGGCGAACTACGACATAACGCCCTCGTTCATCACGGCCGTGCGCATGCTGGGCGCCGGGGCGGTGTTCCTCCTGGTGCTGCTCGTGCGCAACCGCGCGCAGCTTGCGGCTATGCTGGGCGACCGGCGCACGCTCGGTCAGCTGGCCGTGTTCGGCGGCGTGGGGCTGTTCCTGTGCCAGATCACGTACACCATCGTGATCGGCTACACGAACGCGGGCACCGCAACCGTGCTGCAAACCACCGGCATCGCCTTCGTCATGCTGTTCACCTGCGTGCTCACTCGACGGATGCCGCGGGGGCGCGAGGTGACTGGGCTTGCGGCCGCCGTCATCGCCACCTGGCTCATCGCCACGCAGGGTGACCCCAGCGCGCTGTACCTGCCGCTCATGGGCCTGGCGTGGGGTATCGCGAACGGGCTGTCGGTGGCGTTCTACATCATGTACCCGAAGAAGCTGTTCGCCCGTTGGGGAAGCTTCGCGGTCACGGGCATCGGCATGTTCATCGGCGGTATCGTGGCCGCAGCGGTGTACTTCAGCGGCGTGGCGCTTGGCGAGCCGCTCGCGCTGCCGGCGCTCGATGCTGCAGGCGCGGCCGTGTTCGCAGCGTTCGTGCTAGTGGGCACGTTCGCGGCGTTCGCGCTGTACCTACACGGCGTGTCGGTGGTGGGGTCGGTGCAGGGAAGCCTGCTGGGCGCTGTCGAGCCGGTCAGCGCCACGCTGTTCGCCACGCTGTGGCTAGGCACCGCGTTCACCGGCGCCGACCTGGCGGGGTGCGCCCTCATGATCGCGATGATTTTCCTGGTGACAGGGGAGAAGCCGAACGTCCGGCAAGACGGCGCGCAGGCGGTTGAAGAGAGTCACTCGGCGAAGTCGTAG
- a CDS encoding SdpI family protein: MKNIRKVIYALIVLNLVVDAAFLVLAPDQVAVHFGASGEADRIGSKYEHLWFPALALAFGLGLPFIAKRSDAHDGDKLLKADVVLLALMAVFSLFVFADGLSSSGSPFAALDLNVGRGAALVAGIAFVICGNIMPKSDRNEAFGLRTPWSLSNDEVWRKSQRFGGYAMIASGVLTVVAGLALPMNLVMPAMVAILLAAAGASIVASYVYYRKHYDFAE, translated from the coding sequence ATGAAGAACATCCGTAAGGTTATCTACGCTCTGATCGTCCTCAACCTCGTCGTGGACGCGGCGTTTCTCGTGCTCGCGCCCGACCAGGTCGCCGTGCATTTCGGCGCGAGCGGCGAGGCGGACCGCATCGGAAGCAAGTACGAGCATCTATGGTTTCCCGCGCTGGCGCTCGCGTTCGGCCTGGGGCTTCCGTTCATCGCGAAACGAAGCGACGCGCACGACGGCGACAAGCTCTTGAAGGCCGATGTCGTGCTCTTGGCCCTGATGGCGGTGTTCTCGCTGTTCGTGTTCGCGGACGGGCTCTCCAGCAGCGGCTCGCCGTTCGCAGCACTCGACCTCAACGTGGGAAGAGGCGCCGCCCTCGTCGCGGGCATCGCCTTCGTCATCTGCGGCAACATCATGCCGAAATCCGATCGAAACGAAGCCTTCGGCCTTCGCACGCCCTGGAGCCTGAGCAACGACGAGGTGTGGCGCAAATCGCAGCGTTTCGGCGGGTACGCGATGATCGCCTCGGGCGTGCTGACCGTCGTAGCCGGGCTCGCACTGCCCATGAACTTGGTCATGCCCGCCATGGTGGCCATCCTCTTGGCGGCAGCCGGCGCGAGCATCGTCGCCTCGTACGTGTACTACCGAAAGCACTACGACTTCGCCGAGTGA
- a CDS encoding autorepressor SdpR family transcription factor, with protein sequence MGIQETLKALSDPVRRDILEHLKHGRMPAGDIADLFDISAPAVSRHLSVLKNAGLVRDYREGKYIFYELKASVLEETLLWIANLKEQAE encoded by the coding sequence ATGGGCATCCAGGAGACGTTGAAAGCGCTGTCCGACCCGGTGAGGAGGGATATCCTCGAGCACCTCAAGCACGGACGCATGCCGGCCGGCGACATCGCCGACCTGTTCGACATCTCCGCACCCGCCGTGTCCCGGCACCTCTCGGTGCTCAAGAACGCCGGCCTCGTGCGCGACTACCGCGAGGGCAAGTACATCTTCTACGAGTTGAAGGCGTCCGTGCTGGAAGAGACGCTGCTTTGGATCGCGAATTTGAAGGAGCAGGCAGAATGA
- a CDS encoding dipeptidase, with protein sequence MGLFMTLEGLTEEDAVRLASEEAVPADRLRVFDLHCDTLDRLAFHGDASVPGGFAAHDARIPAHRMATLADNDAHVSLARTGGFAWCQCFAAFIPDEVRGDEAWTLFRRVQSVLERELERCGDKLAQARTIAEADAALAAGKTAAVFTVEGASFLEDDGAAEGRLDALADAGVRMVTLTWNGPNALGSGNDTSHGLTGFGRSCVGELERRGIIVDVSHLNDAGFKDVCATARRPFAASHSNARAVCGHPRNLADWQLRELADCGGIAGLNFCTQFLTDRLADPTRDDVLRHVDHVLETAGEDVLALGSDYDGCDVPSWLEPCDRIGALHELLACEFGRDIADKVFFRNARDFFERVESV encoded by the coding sequence ATGGGTTTGTTCATGACGCTTGAGGGGCTGACGGAGGAGGACGCCGTGCGGCTCGCGAGCGAAGAGGCCGTGCCGGCGGATCGCCTGCGGGTGTTCGACCTGCACTGCGACACGCTCGACCGGCTGGCGTTCCACGGCGACGCGTCGGTGCCGGGCGGCTTCGCCGCGCACGACGCGCGCATTCCCGCGCACCGCATGGCCACGCTCGCCGACAACGATGCCCATGTCTCGCTTGCGCGCACGGGAGGGTTCGCCTGGTGCCAGTGCTTTGCGGCGTTCATCCCCGACGAGGTGCGCGGCGACGAGGCCTGGACGCTGTTCCGGCGCGTGCAGTCCGTGCTGGAGCGCGAGCTGGAACGCTGCGGCGATAAGCTGGCGCAAGCGCGCACGATAGCCGAAGCCGACGCCGCTCTCGCCGCGGGCAAAACTGCAGCCGTGTTCACCGTGGAAGGCGCATCGTTTCTGGAGGACGACGGCGCAGCCGAGGGTCGCCTTGACGCGCTGGCCGACGCGGGCGTGCGCATGGTGACGCTCACCTGGAACGGACCGAACGCGCTGGGCAGCGGCAACGACACGAGCCACGGGCTGACCGGCTTCGGCCGCTCATGCGTGGGCGAGCTGGAGCGCCGCGGCATCATCGTTGACGTATCCCATCTCAACGACGCGGGGTTCAAGGATGTGTGCGCAACGGCGAGGCGCCCTTTCGCCGCCTCGCACTCGAACGCGCGCGCCGTGTGCGGGCATCCGCGCAACCTGGCCGACTGGCAGCTGCGCGAGCTGGCCGATTGCGGCGGCATCGCGGGGCTCAACTTCTGCACGCAGTTCCTGACCGATCGCCTGGCCGATCCGACGCGCGACGACGTGTTGCGTCACGTCGACCATGTGTTGGAGACGGCGGGCGAGGACGTGCTGGCGTTGGGCAGCGACTACGATGGCTGCGACGTGCCCAGCTGGCTGGAACCGTGCGACCGCATCGGCGCGCTGCACGAGCTGCTGGCTTGCGAGTTCGGCCGCGACATCGCCGACAAGGTGTTCTTCCGGAACGCGCGCGATTTCTTCGAGCGGGTCGAGTCCGTATAG
- a CDS encoding MarR family winged helix-turn-helix transcriptional regulator → MDTRNDRANRKYNNLFRLENELYHDIAVKMGLSDSAFGILYWLDDLGDGCLQRDVCVASGLTKQTVNSSVHKLERTGFVELRVEQGRGTHLHLTEAGRALVEERVRPVAEAETAAFVAMGSRDSEELLRLTHLHLELLREQVEALPYPDGR, encoded by the coding sequence ATGGATACGCGCAACGACCGTGCGAATCGGAAATACAACAACCTGTTCAGGCTCGAGAACGAGCTGTACCACGACATAGCCGTGAAGATGGGACTGTCCGACAGCGCTTTCGGTATCCTGTACTGGCTCGACGATTTGGGCGACGGCTGTCTGCAGCGGGACGTGTGCGTGGCGTCGGGCCTGACCAAGCAGACGGTGAACTCGTCGGTGCATAAGCTCGAGCGCACGGGCTTCGTGGAGCTTCGGGTGGAGCAGGGGCGCGGCACGCACCTGCACCTTACCGAGGCTGGTCGCGCGTTGGTGGAGGAGCGCGTCCGGCCGGTGGCGGAAGCCGAGACGGCCGCGTTCGTTGCGATGGGCTCGCGAGACAGCGAAGAGCTGCTGCGGCTGACCCATCTGCATCTTGAGCTCCTGCGCGAGCAGGTGGAAGCTCTGCCGTACCCGGACGGACGGTGA